Proteins encoded by one window of Thermobaculum terrenum ATCC BAA-798:
- a CDS encoding immune inhibitor A domain-containing protein, which translates to MHRLTTLILVILLALALIPSNTFAAQRVDGVQRGKGHGKVLDNRKPNPLAEKQFKMRQKGLQKLIQSQASGNLSSMAKGKNKVVKLAKGQYVELAREDTDHIFTILVEFGGSEGPLHNQIPEPNRREDNSTYWVQDFNRDHYDQMLFSTARGVISMANYYLEQSSGRYTVDGTVTDWVRINANESDYGRPEPGQISGDSNTVYRIIRDAINQWVADQRAAGKTTQQIRDYLSQFDVWDRYDHDGDGNFDEPDGYIDHFQIIHAGEGEEAGGGAQGADAIWSHRWYANWPAIGVVGPSPDALLGGYEFPGTNIWVGDYTIEPENGGVGVFAHEFGHDLGLPDEYDTSYLGEASSAFWTLMSAGSWLGEGKDSIGTKPGHMNAWDKLMLGWLNYDVAISGQRSSHRLGPAEYNTKAAQALITVLPKKQVTTEINTPYSGSWEWWSGAGDNLDNTLTRSIDLSAVGSASLQAYLWYDIEDGWDYAYVQASDDNGSTWTNLEGNVTTNDDPNGQNLGNGITGNSGGWVLANFDLSQFAGKDILLRFRYVTDGAVQGKGLTVDEIKIIGDGSVIFTDGAEEGDNGWDANGFSRIQGSITRSYNHYYIAEYRRYLGYDTALKTGPYNFPDPSRNWVEHYPYQDGLLISYWDTSFNDNNVGQHPGQGLILPIDAHPEPLLRKDGTPWRTRVQVYDATFGLQRTDPIALSYLDSSGRLVRVKYPSLPAARTFNDLDTYWYASKPDAGVKVPKTGTIIQVVGTSNHGNFMQVQVKPARR; encoded by the coding sequence ATGCATCGTCTCACCACACTGATACTGGTTATTCTTCTTGCTCTAGCTCTTATTCCTTCCAACACCTTCGCAGCCCAGAGAGTGGATGGGGTACAAAGGGGTAAGGGGCATGGTAAGGTACTGGACAATCGCAAGCCTAATCCCTTAGCCGAGAAACAGTTCAAAATGCGGCAGAAGGGCTTGCAGAAGCTCATTCAGTCACAGGCTAGTGGCAATCTTAGCTCTATGGCGAAGGGTAAGAACAAGGTTGTAAAGCTGGCTAAGGGCCAGTACGTTGAGTTAGCTAGAGAAGATACAGACCATATATTCACGATCCTAGTAGAGTTTGGTGGAAGTGAAGGTCCTCTACACAACCAGATCCCTGAACCAAACAGGAGAGAAGATAATTCTACCTATTGGGTACAAGATTTCAATCGTGACCACTATGATCAAATGCTCTTCTCGACTGCTCGAGGTGTCATATCTATGGCTAACTACTATCTCGAGCAATCTTCAGGCAGGTACACGGTAGATGGCACGGTCACTGATTGGGTAAGAATCAATGCTAATGAGTCGGATTATGGCAGGCCAGAGCCTGGCCAAATCTCTGGGGATAGCAATACTGTGTATAGGATAATAAGGGATGCTATAAACCAGTGGGTGGCAGACCAAAGGGCTGCAGGTAAGACAACTCAGCAGATCCGCGATTATCTATCTCAGTTTGATGTCTGGGATAGATATGATCATGATGGAGATGGAAATTTCGACGAACCCGATGGTTATATCGATCACTTTCAGATAATACATGCTGGTGAAGGCGAGGAAGCTGGTGGGGGTGCTCAAGGAGCAGACGCCATATGGAGCCATAGGTGGTATGCCAATTGGCCAGCTATAGGGGTGGTGGGACCTTCACCTGATGCCCTTCTGGGAGGATATGAGTTCCCAGGAACAAATATCTGGGTTGGTGACTACACTATAGAGCCTGAGAATGGTGGTGTCGGAGTTTTTGCTCACGAGTTCGGTCACGATCTGGGACTGCCAGATGAGTATGATACTAGCTATCTAGGGGAAGCTAGTTCAGCTTTCTGGACTCTTATGTCTGCGGGCTCCTGGCTTGGTGAGGGCAAGGATAGTATAGGTACGAAGCCGGGACATATGAATGCCTGGGATAAGTTGATGCTGGGCTGGCTCAATTATGATGTTGCTATCTCAGGTCAAAGATCTTCGCATCGTCTGGGCCCAGCTGAATACAACACCAAAGCTGCGCAAGCACTTATAACTGTACTACCCAAGAAGCAGGTCACTACTGAGATAAACACTCCTTACTCAGGTTCCTGGGAATGGTGGAGCGGTGCTGGTGATAATCTTGATAATACTCTTACCCGGAGTATTGATCTCTCAGCTGTAGGTTCTGCATCACTTCAAGCGTATCTGTGGTACGACATTGAGGATGGATGGGATTACGCTTATGTCCAGGCGTCCGATGATAATGGTTCAACATGGACAAACCTGGAAGGTAATGTAACTACTAATGATGATCCCAATGGTCAGAACCTGGGCAATGGCATAACCGGTAATTCCGGAGGTTGGGTACTAGCAAACTTCGATCTCTCTCAGTTTGCAGGGAAAGATATACTTCTCAGATTCAGGTATGTCACCGATGGTGCTGTGCAAGGTAAAGGGCTGACTGTTGATGAAATCAAGATAATAGGAGATGGGAGTGTAATCTTCACAGATGGGGCCGAGGAAGGAGACAACGGCTGGGATGCTAATGGATTCTCGAGAATTCAGGGCTCCATCACTAGAAGCTACAACCACTACTACATAGCTGAATATAGGCGATATCTTGGTTACGATACCGCGCTCAAGACTGGTCCATACAACTTCCCGGATCCTAGCAGGAACTGGGTAGAACACTACCCATATCAGGATGGATTGCTTATCAGTTACTGGGATACCTCTTTCAATGATAATAACGTAGGACAACACCCAGGTCAGGGTTTGATCCTACCTATTGATGCGCATCCTGAACCTCTCCTGAGAAAGGATGGTACTCCATGGAGGACTAGGGTTCAGGTTTATGATGCTACATTCGGGCTGCAGAGAACTGACCCAATAGCTTTATCGTATCTAGATTCGTCGGGTCGTCTGGTGAGGGTAAAATATCCCTCCTTGCCTGCAGCGCGAACTTTCAATGATCTGGATACTTACTGGTATGCCAGCAAACCTGACGCTGGTGTGAAGGTCCCGAAGACTGGTACCATTATCCAAGTAGTTGGTACGAGTAACCATGGCAACTTCATGCAAGTGCAGGTAAAACCTGCCAGAAGATAA
- a CDS encoding GNAT family N-acetyltransferase — protein sequence MTLEMESPRIVFADGDRNSVQVRLQIGNLVVSKATIIPRLMRIGRSVVRVDGIGGVETHEQYRHKGYARRVLTEAVNKMKSGDAALSILWGIPNFYHRFGFVSAIPAHIMSLDASVEHETIPDGWTVRPFRWEDVDSLARLHNEFIKNSVGPQLRGDSPPYSPAWNQLREEARHECKVLIDESSTIVAYAWACSSDVWWTDFLPRQDKNSLMLAEVVAADELAADVILGVCVDWAKSKGLSRIDVATPPTGNVAAAGMLLGARFTIQYHRCQEIMIRCLDPYRLLTQMEPELEYRWLHCKDQLDKFSLGIFTDEGNVTVFLDRNGAHIFEGIHDELDGRVFMTQHELARLSLGAYPPSAILSRLDRKPEDKTAEVLERIFPFTGAFVCPPDSL from the coding sequence ATGACCTTAGAGATGGAGTCCCCTAGGATAGTATTTGCTGATGGAGATCGTAATAGTGTCCAGGTTAGATTACAGATTGGTAACTTAGTAGTCTCTAAGGCTACAATTATCCCCCGTCTTATGCGTATTGGTAGATCGGTTGTTAGGGTAGACGGTATAGGTGGTGTAGAGACACATGAGCAATATCGACACAAAGGCTACGCCCGGAGAGTGCTAACCGAAGCTGTCAATAAGATGAAATCCGGGGATGCAGCCTTGTCAATTTTGTGGGGGATACCCAACTTTTATCACCGATTTGGATTTGTATCCGCAATCCCCGCTCATATTATGTCCTTGGATGCATCTGTGGAGCACGAGACAATACCCGATGGTTGGACCGTAAGACCATTTAGGTGGGAAGATGTGGATTCTCTAGCTAGGTTACATAATGAGTTTATCAAGAATTCGGTCGGCCCTCAGCTTAGGGGTGATAGCCCTCCTTATAGCCCAGCTTGGAATCAGCTAAGGGAAGAGGCTAGACATGAATGCAAAGTATTGATAGATGAAAGTAGTACTATAGTAGCTTATGCTTGGGCGTGTTCTAGCGATGTTTGGTGGACGGACTTTCTGCCTAGACAAGATAAGAACTCCCTTATGTTAGCAGAGGTGGTTGCTGCCGATGAGTTGGCGGCGGACGTAATCTTAGGCGTATGTGTGGATTGGGCCAAGTCAAAGGGATTATCTCGAATAGACGTGGCTACCCCTCCTACAGGTAATGTGGCAGCGGCAGGTATGTTGTTAGGTGCTAGGTTTACAATTCAATACCATCGATGTCAAGAGATTATGATTAGGTGTCTTGACCCTTATAGGTTGCTGACGCAGATGGAGCCTGAGTTGGAATATAGATGGCTACACTGCAAAGACCAACTCGATAAGTTTAGTTTAGGTATATTTACCGACGAAGGTAATGTAACTGTTTTCCTGGACCGTAACGGTGCACACATCTTTGAAGGAATCCATGATGAGCTAGATGGGAGAGTGTTCATGACTCAACACGAACTTGCTAGATTAAGTCTAGGAGCTTATCCGCCGTCTGCGATCTTGTCTCGGTTAGATCGGAAACCAGAAGACAAAACTGCAGAGGTGCTAGAAAGAATATTCCCATTTACTGGAGCATTTGTTTGCCCGCCCGACTCTTTGTAG
- a CDS encoding tyrosine-type recombinase/integrase, translating into MRQANGEGTVYRRRDGRWVAAVVHAGRRISRYAKTRREAQKQLRELLEAAAEHRLVPPNKLTLEQYLAEWLEVRSRELRVSTRVNYQRLIEQHICPALGGRRLQALAALELSRWLAGLGERLPRRAQEAYALLHKALADAVRLGLLATNPLDRVEPPKHQRRRPTLPARDQIALLIAALEAGKAGWYSELLLFLLGSGCRIGEALGLEWGDVDWQEGSVRISRQLLEVGGEVHESPPKSRAGERVIALPAFALEALRQQRAKKLGKYCFLSSTGTTPCRRNVLRALHAVCAELGLPRLRIHDLRHVHASLLAHAGVPPKVAQSRLGHSSPMVTLQVYQHVLDGADREAALRLERVLG; encoded by the coding sequence ATGCGACAAGCCAATGGCGAAGGCACGGTGTACAGGCGGCGGGACGGGCGCTGGGTGGCTGCCGTGGTGCATGCTGGCAGGCGTATCTCTCGCTACGCCAAGACCAGACGGGAAGCCCAGAAGCAGCTCAGGGAGTTGCTAGAGGCCGCGGCAGAGCACAGGCTTGTGCCTCCCAATAAGCTGACCTTGGAGCAGTACTTGGCTGAGTGGTTGGAGGTACGTAGCAGGGAGCTCAGGGTCAGCACGCGCGTCAACTACCAGAGGCTGATAGAGCAGCACATCTGTCCCGCACTGGGAGGCAGGAGGCTGCAGGCGCTGGCTGCCCTGGAGTTGAGCAGGTGGCTGGCTGGACTTGGAGAGCGCCTGCCCAGAAGAGCACAGGAGGCCTATGCCCTACTACACAAAGCCTTGGCGGATGCTGTGAGGCTGGGGCTGCTGGCTACAAACCCCTTGGATCGGGTGGAGCCTCCAAAGCACCAACGCAGACGCCCCACACTCCCTGCAAGAGACCAGATAGCCCTACTCATCGCCGCCCTGGAGGCGGGCAAGGCCGGCTGGTACAGCGAACTCCTGCTGTTCCTGCTCGGTAGCGGTTGCCGCATAGGAGAGGCGCTGGGGCTGGAGTGGGGGGACGTGGATTGGCAAGAGGGTAGCGTCAGGATATCTCGGCAGCTGCTAGAGGTAGGTGGAGAGGTACACGAGTCCCCGCCCAAGAGCCGGGCGGGGGAACGCGTGATAGCCCTACCTGCTTTTGCCCTCGAGGCTCTCAGGCAACAGAGAGCCAAGAAGCTAGGCAAGTACTGCTTCCTGTCCTCTACGGGAACCACTCCTTGCAGACGCAACGTCCTACGGGCCTTGCATGCCGTGTGTGCTGAGCTGGGACTGCCCAGGCTACGGATACATGACCTACGACACGTGCATGCTTCGCTCTTGGCACATGCTGGCGTGCCCCCCAAGGTAGCACAGAGCAGGCTAGGACACAGCTCTCCTATGGTCACGCTGCAGGTCTACCAGCACGTGCTGGATGGCGCCGATAGGGAGGCCGCGCTGCGTTTGGAGCGGGTCCTTGGGTGA
- a CDS encoding PHP domain-containing protein, giving the protein MTKLVKKEIDLHMHTDRSDGRYPPRELVQLARDVGLKTIAITDHDTVAGVDEAVAAGEELGLEVIPGIELSTTVEKGEIHMVGLWIDPNNQELLELTEKLRGGREWAAKKMVENLRSMGMDRLTFERVKELAGTASIGRPAIAQAMLEQGYIEKFEDAFTDEYIGPGGKAYVPRHKLLPEDAVRVVHRAGGVAILAHPTFTYDLEKSLAKLVRAGLDGMEVYYTGYTPSVRAYLRSLARKFGLLISGGSDFHGVPSMEEPPLGSIYVPPVVLEALRDRHRRMHVLAS; this is encoded by the coding sequence GTGACGAAGCTGGTCAAGAAAGAAATAGATCTTCACATGCACACAGATAGGTCGGATGGACGCTATCCGCCGCGTGAGCTGGTGCAACTTGCAAGAGATGTCGGGCTTAAAACGATCGCAATAACCGATCATGACACCGTGGCTGGAGTAGATGAGGCTGTAGCCGCAGGAGAGGAGCTAGGTCTCGAAGTTATTCCCGGTATTGAGCTTAGTACTACCGTGGAAAAGGGCGAAATCCATATGGTCGGCCTTTGGATTGATCCCAATAACCAGGAGCTTCTTGAACTAACAGAGAAGCTTAGAGGTGGAAGAGAATGGGCTGCTAAGAAGATGGTAGAGAATCTTCGCAGTATGGGCATGGACAGGCTTACCTTTGAGAGGGTGAAAGAGCTAGCGGGTACAGCTAGTATAGGAAGACCTGCCATAGCTCAGGCGATGCTTGAGCAAGGCTATATAGAGAAGTTTGAGGATGCTTTCACTGATGAGTATATAGGCCCTGGCGGTAAGGCCTACGTGCCTAGGCATAAGTTGCTTCCAGAGGATGCTGTAAGGGTTGTGCACAGGGCTGGAGGAGTTGCTATCTTAGCCCATCCTACTTTTACTTATGACCTGGAGAAATCGCTTGCCAAGCTTGTTAGGGCAGGACTAGATGGTATGGAAGTATACTACACTGGGTATACACCGTCTGTGCGTGCCTACCTGAGGTCCTTAGCAAGGAAATTTGGGCTGTTGATAAGTGGAGGCAGCGACTTTCATGGTGTACCTTCTATGGAAGAGCCTCCGCTGGGTAGTATCTATGTACCACCAGTTGTATTGGAGGCGCTAAGGGACAGGCATCGCAGAATGCATGTATTGGCTTCATGA
- a CDS encoding Hsp20/alpha crystallin family protein, translating to MLRIWDPILDVEAIRESIYRTYNDRSVLGGQAAYPLDLLEENDNYIVRASLPGFCPEDISIKADNQGILVTAHTGQNRVQQRYLLRERPEKSSFIKRIRLPINIDVDNIKVNLHNGELTIVLPKIRRERSQTIKITPSSK from the coding sequence ATGCTGAGGATTTGGGATCCGATACTTGATGTAGAGGCTATAAGGGAATCCATTTATAGAACTTATAATGATAGGTCTGTACTTGGTGGCCAAGCTGCCTATCCATTGGATCTGTTAGAGGAGAATGATAACTATATTGTTAGAGCTTCTCTACCTGGATTTTGTCCCGAAGACATTAGCATTAAAGCCGATAATCAGGGAATATTGGTTACAGCCCATACCGGGCAAAATAGAGTGCAACAGCGATACTTACTTCGCGAGCGACCTGAAAAGAGCTCTTTTATAAAGAGGATTAGACTGCCAATAAACATTGATGTAGATAATATAAAAGTTAATTTACATAATGGAGAGCTCACTATAGTCTTGCCTAAGATTCGCAGAGAAAGAAGTCAGACAATAAAAATAACGCCTAGTTCCAAATAG
- a CDS encoding AAA family ATPase, with amino-acid sequence MVLQDANDVYTLITTNLQCPDPRCQCHREGGSSRTLHCSAHSDETPSLSVKLEGDRVLVHCHAGCSQGEVISALRERGLWYSREPGSNGFKKKVTNYRVYSALDGMPAGVHVREDLPDGSKRVHWRGLACKVSELALYRAELLTQHPEATVVIVEGEAVAESLQQELDPKTWLVLATYGTSYRPIDEALRPLLGRDIVLIPDADRPGQDHMEDLAVRLWRLGQDPARIKLLSGHDFGDRAKPAPQLIATKAKPVPAEELESWAETKSKTNNIGTSVVGFPDTGQKPKTNNIGTSVVGFGNWLLSGQQLLEAAKEQSSIEYLPLLGEEGFVVRGWSHLLAGYPRVGKTELLLGFVAERTQAGDKILYLSEEPQSIWAVRAARIRDKVSWDNLTLGLALGVDPADLLASVKASDADVVIIDSIRNLLQPRDETDNSELARLVNPWIVACREAGKTLILVHHTRKGGGDHGEGIAGGHALLGAVDVALELSYDKVESRRVLTSYARVIPGKQLAYELSPEGELQALGSPAAVELRQLQARIFWILDEAGDWLTTREVRAALGEPQPSDEQVRQALLGLARAGKVERDPDLATEARGRPARWRLAPIPKTNNRDSLVVGFSSQDSGSGQPEPTPEPPEGDPPLDDPEAAPRRHSCGGPLLETGLPGWLSCPSCGVYIKADSNAAEAPF; translated from the coding sequence ATGGTACTACAAGACGCAAACGATGTCTATACCCTCATCACCACGAACCTGCAGTGCCCCGACCCCCGGTGCCAGTGCCACCGCGAAGGCGGCAGCAGCAGAACACTCCACTGCTCCGCGCACTCTGACGAGACCCCGAGCCTGTCGGTCAAACTTGAAGGCGACAGGGTTTTGGTCCACTGCCACGCCGGCTGCTCACAGGGCGAGGTCATCAGCGCGCTGAGGGAGCGGGGCCTGTGGTACTCACGAGAGCCTGGATCCAACGGCTTCAAGAAGAAGGTCACCAACTACCGGGTCTACTCAGCCCTGGATGGCATGCCTGCTGGCGTGCACGTCAGAGAGGATTTGCCGGACGGCTCCAAGCGTGTGCACTGGCGTGGACTGGCGTGCAAGGTCTCTGAGCTGGCTTTGTATCGCGCTGAGCTGCTCACGCAGCATCCTGAGGCAACGGTTGTCATCGTGGAAGGCGAGGCTGTGGCTGAGAGCCTGCAGCAAGAGCTGGATCCCAAAACCTGGCTGGTGCTTGCCACCTACGGAACAAGCTACAGGCCCATTGATGAGGCTTTGCGGCCCCTGCTCGGGCGTGATATTGTGCTCATACCTGACGCTGACCGGCCAGGACAGGATCACATGGAGGATCTAGCTGTGAGGCTGTGGCGACTCGGGCAGGATCCCGCTAGGATCAAGCTGCTGAGTGGCCACGACTTTGGAGACAGAGCCAAGCCGGCCCCCCAGCTGATAGCCACCAAAGCCAAGCCAGTGCCCGCTGAGGAGCTCGAGAGCTGGGCAGAGACAAAATCCAAAACCAACAACATAGGAACTTCTGTTGTTGGTTTTCCTGACACGGGGCAAAAACCCAAAACCAACAACATAGGAACTTCTGTTGTTGGTTTTGGGAATTGGTTGTTGTCAGGTCAGCAGCTGCTTGAAGCCGCCAAAGAGCAAAGTAGCATCGAGTACCTGCCCCTGCTTGGAGAGGAGGGCTTTGTGGTGCGGGGCTGGTCTCATCTGCTGGCGGGCTACCCAAGAGTGGGGAAGACAGAGCTGCTGCTTGGCTTTGTGGCTGAGCGCACACAGGCAGGCGACAAGATCCTGTACCTGAGCGAAGAGCCTCAAAGCATCTGGGCGGTGCGAGCAGCCAGGATACGCGACAAGGTCAGCTGGGACAACCTCACGCTTGGGCTGGCTTTGGGCGTGGATCCCGCAGATCTGCTTGCCAGCGTCAAGGCCTCAGACGCTGACGTCGTGATCATTGACTCGATCCGCAATCTGCTGCAGCCTCGTGATGAAACCGACAACTCTGAGCTTGCAAGACTGGTCAATCCCTGGATAGTGGCCTGTCGTGAAGCTGGCAAGACCCTGATCCTGGTGCACCACACACGCAAAGGAGGCGGCGATCACGGCGAGGGCATCGCTGGCGGGCACGCCCTGCTTGGAGCTGTGGATGTCGCGCTGGAGCTGAGCTATGACAAGGTCGAGTCAAGAAGAGTGCTGACCAGCTATGCAAGAGTAATTCCGGGCAAACAGCTGGCTTACGAGCTGAGTCCTGAAGGCGAGCTGCAAGCCTTGGGCAGTCCTGCAGCTGTGGAGTTGCGTCAGCTGCAAGCCAGGATCTTCTGGATCCTTGATGAAGCTGGTGACTGGCTCACGACGCGCGAGGTCAGAGCTGCGCTTGGCGAGCCACAGCCATCAGATGAGCAGGTCAGGCAGGCACTGCTTGGCTTGGCACGCGCTGGCAAGGTTGAGCGCGACCCGGATCTCGCCACAGAGGCCAGAGGCAGGCCAGCCAGGTGGAGGTTGGCACCAATTCCCAAAACCAACAACAGAGATTCCCTAGTTGTTGGTTTTAGTTCTCAGGACTCAGGATCCGGCCAGCCCGAGCCAACCCCTGAGCCGCCTGAAGGGGACCCCCCGCTTGACGATCCCGAAGCGGCCCCACGCCGCCACAGCTGCGGGGGGCCGCTGCTCGAGACAGGCCTGCCAGGCTGGCTGTCGTGTCCGAGCTGTGGCGTCTACATCAAGGCTGATAGCAATGCAGCAGAGGCACCTTTTTGA